The genomic interval CCTTGGAGATCATCTGAGAATTTGTCACCCGTTTGCTTATGGGCTtggcctcctctcctctccttgtgcATTTACATCCACATATAGAGTACCTGCAGTGGTCTGAGTTTTAAAAAACATCTCAATTTGTACATTTAATTTCAAACACTAACTGTTTACTCAGTGGGTAACATGTTAATGTATTTCCTCTAATTGTTTCCGTGTATATATTCACATGACATTGGTGCCTTGGAGTAAGTTAAGTCTATAGTATGCTGCGATAAAATTATTTTCCACATAATTTCTGTTATATACATGTTTACTTTGAAATGTTATTCTGGGCCATTTGAAACATGTATCATCTCTGTAAATAGTAAAGTTTTATATTAAGGTAAGGTAGAACTGTGTAGAATAGATTCTGAGCAGGGGCCAACACTAAAACTACATAATAATGTACACATATTGACTATAAAAGACAAGCAGAGAAATGTAAACATGGACTAAatgacatttcaaaaacattcaaataaagaTTGAACGGCCGTGGGTATGCTAGGATATTAAACTAGAAACTGTATTAGTCACTGCTAATCCCACTCCAGCTCGGTAGGTGGCGGTAACAGCTAGTTGCCAAACGCCAATCAAatcacaaagaagaagaagaagaagaaccaggACAAGTTGACAGAAACCTGCTCATGGAGACAGACAGTTTGCTTGAACATGCGAACTCTGAGTTTAAAAAGAAGAGTTTCAAACAAGCAGAGGAGCTGTATACTCACTTTATCTCCTCGTGTTTACAGTGCAGGTACTTGGTGTCAGTGAAATTAGCTTCGTAGCTGTAGGCGAACAGGTATCAGAGTGCGTGGTTTTTGCTATAGCCGCTAGCTGGTGTTCGCTCCGTGTCTTTTGTTTACATTCTTTGTCATTTAACTACAGTAAATGTGTCGTTTGTTCACAGAAACTGTGAAGCTGGTGACTTGGCCACTGCCTATAACAATCGCGGACAGATAAAGTACTTCCGGGTGGATTTTCATGAAGCAGTAGAGGATTATACTTCAGCAATACAAGCCAACAGTCACTTTGAAATACCGTTCTACAACAGAGGACTCATACATTATAGACTGGGTAAGCATAAGTAGTCATCTAATTGTAGAAGAAAGTACTTAGAATCGTCAATTATCAAATCGCCTGGCAATAAAGTACATGACTTCCGCCCATGGTTTTCAGAATAAATGCCTCATTTACGATGCACAATACTtaatttgatgtttttcttttttataattgATGACTGATTCAAAGATAAACATTAGCCAGTCAAATTACAGTTGTTTGGCTCAAATGCCTTAAATTTCCTTTAAAAGTCCATTGTGTAAGAGTCTatattgacagaaattgaatatactaatAAAGAGcaaactgttttacaaaaattCTGAATCCATTTCTGTTATGACCATCAAAATCTAATCAAAGACAATTGATCCTAAAATCCTTTTTGAGCCAAGTtgctcataaacacacacagaagacacaaaaaacataacattttaatgtgtggCATTTGTAAGTTTGGCCATGACGTTCTGTTAAGACAATTATTTTCTTGCATAAATTGTTACTGCACATTTTTGAAGAGAAGGGAAGACTGCAAAGATGTGCAAACAAATTTACAAGTTCCTCAAAAAAGGGTGTTGAGTATTGATGTGGAGATAAAAACATGTACTGAGGGAAGTATAAAGACCTCAGCTGTGATTACTGTTGGAATTTCCCCTTTAACAAATTACACTccttaaaaatgcacaaaataaaatctaGAATAATGCTGTATGATGGTGAAGAGTTACTCAGGTGTTTCCCTCCTGAGGACACTAGGTGGAGCTGTGTATTATTCAAAATGGCTTCATGCTGGTGCGATCAAACAGCTTCTTAGGAAACCAGTGCATTAAACATCATAAACTAATACCTGTTGTGTGTCAACAGGCTTTTTCGATGACGCCAAGATGGACTTCCAGCAAGCATTAAAGCTCAATCCAGAGTTTGAAGATGCCAAAGAGAGTCTGCAACAGACACTTCTGGACCAGCAGCAGAAGACAGACAGGGGACACTGACAATCTCATGAACTCCGAAGCACAAGTGAAAAGATGTCATTATTGAATGTGAAGATATTCTATTATGTGTTAAACAAATTTTTATGAAGCACAATTAGCCTaatgcttgctcattgtgtgaactgttggggttctctgctctccttgatgttgtctatgtacagtgccttgagataatgtatgttatgatttggcgctatacaaataaaattgaattgaattgaattgaattaggTGACAATCAGACGAtggctgtaaaaacacaaaatcatttgCCGTTTCAAGACTCAATAAGAAGCAGACCTCTCATCACCAGCCTTGATGCCAATGaaggaagttttttttctttaattttcctTTTCTGCACAAACAAAAGACTCTTTCAGTTAGAAAAACATGTATAATAGCCCCATAAAGTAAGGTGTAACAATTCTGAAAGGACAGTACAGATTAATAAAGCCTGGCTCAGATGAAACCTTTGTCTTGAAGACACGGAATCGATATTTGTGAGCATAAACAATCAAGTGGTAACATAGGCATACAGTATTAATGACGAGAAAAGCCTTCTACAAGTTGATGTGTGGATTTTAATAGGAGGTTGACCACCGTTACATTTCCTAGGTGCTTTTGACACTATTATTCTTGAGTGATCATAATTATGTGCATATGTTAATACAAAGTACACAGTTCCTGTCACTTTAAGGAGGCACAAGTGAGCcactctgtgtgcagcaggtgTGGAATCACTGATGACCTTCACCTGTGCACTGTGATCAAATGATGTATAAAACAGCTGCTGGTGGCCGTGTTAAGCAGTCAGCCACTTTGCTACAGAGTTGGTTTGTAGGTAAAGGTTGCTGGGGTTTCAGTGCCAATCTCTGACAgtggtttggtttttgtagctctttgtttggctgcagacaGACTTGATATGACGAGGCTTAACAATTTGTGAGTttatctggtttctttttccacttttaactgcttgtgtatttttttttttgttattttcatttgtcttAATGATTTACTTCTCTGTTAAAGTTTGTTGTGGGACTTCACCATGGCTGCGTTGATCATCTTGGCTCAAGCAAGGCCAAGTATGAAGACGAATTCCCAGTCAAGTAAGACTTCCTCTGAtttaaattaacttaatttCATGTGAGTTGGTTTGTGTTGTCTGACTAAACTTTTCTTGAAACAGGCAGTGGTTTAAGGTCAGACTGTGTTGGTAATCTCATGAGGCTGTCCTTAGACGGGGCTCTCGCAGTGGGGAACCAGCTTGAAGTGGATGCTGTCAGTGAGTATAAACCGCTAACTAGCAGCAGATTCGGTCTTCGCTTGGGAGAAGTGATCCCCCGTCATGTTGCCTCTCCCCTGCAGATGGCACCCAGCACATTGCATTAACACCCAGCCTGGCTGCTCAGTGTGGATACAGCATGGAATCTGACCCATGGGGAAACACTAGGATCTACACATCTCTGATGGGCTGCTATGTGGAAAACCAAGTATGCTCTTATGTGACTCTTCTCAGATGCTAATTGTCTAGTAACAAAGCACTTTGTGTCATAATGGAATGACTGAAAGTGATGGGCATGAATGTGTACTTTCCAAACACTCTGCAAAAGTGTTTTCATAACTGAACATTAACTATCAAATGTCTTAGATAAAGTCTCTTGTGAAAACACTATTGTTTCAAGTGAAATTACTTAATgaaatctaatttttttttccctcaatttATAGAAGGACACAACCTTTAATGTTGGCATGAGGCTGCGTTTGTACAACCAGAGTCCCTCCGATATGTCCAGTCATGATGTGACTCAGACGTGCAGCTACTCCCGGTGGGCCTCAAGAGAGGTTATCTGTGACAGGAACTACATGGAAGTAGGTTGCGTTCCACTGGTTGTGGTGTTCTGGTTGTGGTGCTCTTGTAATCTAATCTTAAATATTGTCACAGGTGTCAACCCGCATGGCTACACCTGAGCCTGAAGCTAAAGGACAGGCTCAGGATGTTAACGAGGACTCCAAGAACAACGCTGTTCAAAGTGTAGGTTATTAAAAGAGAATCTGCTTCATTTGGTATCCACTAAAATGTGAGATTAAAAGTCACTTTCTCTCTTGTAGGCATCAGATGGCATCTGGAAAATGACCTTTTTCACCCCAGAGCCAGTGTCCATGGTGCTGAGGGAGGCTACACAATCTGGTTACGCTGCCAAGTTGACCCCAACCCGTGTGGTTGTGCGAAGCCCGTACAATACAGCTGAGACTTATACTGAGGATGTAAGGAACAtgccaacttttttttcccccactacAGTTATATTCCTGCTCCTTATCACTGACATCTAGTGCCCTCTTTTAGGTAGCGGGAGTCTCCATGGAGGTTTTCAGAGTGACCGCTTACTACAATACCCCTCATGGTTTGAATGTTGTGAACTTGGCAGCTGCTTGTCCCACAAGTGAGTGTTTAAAGTGGTCTGTGCAGCAaagaattttctttttgtgctgGATCATAAACTTATTTTCATGAACAGGTGGCATCCTCTTTACCGAGGACACAGTCTCCTGGTACGTGCCTCGCCGTGTGACGCCCCTGATGGATGGCAGCTTTAAAATCGTTGAATTGCACATGGGCATCAACGGGCAGAGGCTGGATAAATCTCAGATGGCCACACGTGGGTACACGCTGTCTCAAACGGATTTCCACATCATCACCGAGATCCCGCTGGGCTCGCCTGACGGTTACTACAAGGTTTGTGCATAAATTGAACTACACAAGACTTTGAGTCACTACTGCaactttcatgttttattaaaatgtcatgAATAATTGCAGAGCCATGCCCCAGATTACCAGTACCACATCACCTACAGTGTGGAGCCCATGCTTGACGTACTGTGGAGGGCAGATGACACCCAGGATGATACTAGATACAAGATTTTGTTCCCCATTACCACTCCTCTGATGCCCAGACTGCCACACTTTAATGATGGTATGTGTCTTTGCGGTGATGGCAAATGGATGCTTGggatattatttttatttttgttttttaaaaaggtataaTTTTGCTACTTTGTATTCCACAGACACCATTGCACAAAGCAGGATGTTCAGTGTTCTTTTGGGGACCTTTCTTCAGGATGTTGAACTCAAGAACATCACATTTTCCACTGGGGTTCTCACTGTTGAGGACTGCAATGCCAGAGGCTTTGTTGTCCAGCAGCACAGTTTCCCCAACGGATCAAAGAGCTTCTCTCTGCAAGTGCCTTTTGATGCCGACGTTGTCCTGAAGCATGTATGTAGACTTGACGATGCATGCTCAAATGTTACTTTCGGCATTTGAGTGACTACATCCTGAACTCTTCTTCCTGCAGAATCCTGAGAAGTTGGTGACCGTCTACTTCCTCCCCCTGGTCTTTGGGTTTCTAGTTCAACCTGAGGAAACTCCTTTCGCTCACCCAGTGGATTTGGAGGCTTCTCTGCAGGATGTTGGTGAGATGACGTTGATTATGCTCAACCACATCTTGGAATGTGGAAACCCAAGTTTGCACTTAAAAGTTTTTATTCCCCAGTGCTGCCCTTCCTGACTGGCACCTGCGACGAGAAGAACTTTCACATTGTGGTGACGTACGGGAGTCAAGGCTCCAGTTTCCAGACACTGGTTGGATATCAGCAGCTGACTCCTGACCTGGCTGTTTTCTACAACTTGAGAAGTAACAAGACCCACAAGAGCCTTGTGGTGCCGTACATGGCAAAGGACGTGGCTTTTGAGGTAGATGAGGCCGACCGGCACGCAAAGTTTTAAAAATCCATTTGCACTGGATGACATCACCTTCTGTCTTGCAGCTGTTTACGTCCGACTCACTTCGCGCCAGACTTGACGTCATATTGTGGGATCCAGTCAACGAATGGACCCTCGGTGATCTTTATCTGTCCTGCAGTTTCCCCTTGATCACCACCAGTAAGATGAGAACTCGAGTGTAATTTGTCacgtttttaaatgtgtaaatgcatCTCGTTCACAATCGTCTCTTTACTCCAAGTCTGTTACCCAAATGGAACCGTGACCGCTGTGGCTGTGAAGGTGGAATCGGTGCCCAATCTCTCTCCAAGTGCGCTGACTCTGAAAGACCAGTCCTGCACACCAGTTTTTAGTGACGACCGCTTTGCTCATTTCACTTTTAGTGTTGATTCCTGTGGGACCACCCGAATGGTGAGTTATTGGTTGGATACCACTATTCATGTTGACTCAGATACCAGTCATAATGCCAAGGGTTAAATATTAAACttgtcttttcagttttttggtCACCACATGCTCTACGAGAATGAGATTGGCCTCTATTACGGCAATGGCGCAGCCTACACGTCACCAGTTGATCCCGACTACAGGTAAGGGTCGTCTAATCATAAACCATCTTTTTGCCTCATTCACTTTTTATATTCATCTTTCTCCAAACTGTTGTCCCCAGGCAAACTGTTTCTTGCTACTATGTCGTCAACGACACCAAGACCATTGCGTTCAACTCTAAACCAATCGGCAAAGAACCAGTGGCCGAGATCGGATTGGGACAACTGATGGTGCAGATGAGACTAGCGGAAGGTGGGACATTTCTTTTACGGGGGGCAACTTGTGTTGGCTCACATTCCAACTGTCACTTTTCTTCTTCCACAGATTCCTTTTACGAACTCTTCTTCCAAGCAGAAGATTATCCAGTGATCAAGTATCTGAGGCAACCTCTTTACTTTGAGGTGGAACTCGTGCACTCTACTGACCCACAGTTGGAGCTCATCCTAGAGAATTGCTGGGCTACTCTTCATGAAGACAGGACATCGCTGCCCAGTTGGGACATCATTGTGGACAGGTAGTAAAGAATGGGAGTGTGTGTATACCAGTTTTGGCAATAAACAACTTGTCTTCAGTGGACAAAGCATTTCCAAGAAGCGTGTACTCTAGTTTAAATCTAGACTGAACATAATTGCTTTAAGAATTTCATTATGGATTGTAATTAACTTGGAAACCTTCgcatctgccttttttttttttttgtttgacaaacaTCTTATTTGCCTTCTCCACCAGCTGTGGCAACCAAGACGACAGCTACGTGACCATCTTCCACCCCGTCGTGAGCGATGCCAGAGTTGTCGTCCCGTCTCACGTGAAACGCTTCTCCACAAAAATGTTCACCTTCGTTCAAGATGACGAGGTTCTGAAGGACGAGGTAAAAATGTGACTCATGTACCAGCCACAGCacattaaaactgcatttaacCCCCCTGCATGTAAAAatctatcccccccccccccacagatcTATGTCCACTGCGATGCACTGATTTGTGACACAAGCAACCAAGCAGATGGTGCCTGCAGAGGCCAGTGCGCACATCCAGGCATGAATCCCTCTGGACACCAGAGGGTGAAAGTAAAGAGAGGTAAGCATGCTTAAAATGAGTTGGCATGACACTTaatctaaccctggatttcaattttattttgtcttgatTCCAGAGCAAAGACGCACAGACTTGAGCCACCAAAGGCAAATCTCTTCCGGGCCCATTTACCTGTTAACCCCCTAACTCAAACTGCAATAAATGTTTCTTAAACTATACTACCCAGGTTTTTCCTCCTTGTCTCCTAAATGATATACATTAGTCAGTTTCTTAATCACTGACTTGATCAATACGACACTGGTATGctgataaaacacatttacagctgCAAGAAGCAGTGAAATGGTTCTAATGTTGGATTCTATAAATATGACTTTAGTTTAGAGATTTCTGCACATGTCCATCTATGGGATGGACTAAGATTCACAAGGTGTACATTGAAACTAATATTCTGGTAAATGTATAATCCAGACTAACATGGCAATGACACTGTCTGGCTGTCTGGATTATCAGGAATAAAGGACATGTGAAATTATGTGGTCAGAAGGCAAGACATGGTCAGGCAAATCTCACCTTGAACTGGAGATTTGGACAAGGATGTCTTCTACAGGACGACTGTAGATGTCTTGTCAGTTCTGTTACAGACCATAGTAACTATATCAGACACACCTTGATTGTATGCTTGTAATGGACATGTTACTAAATTGATGGTTCAGTCTGCAAACACTTCAGACTGGACATGGCTTGGACCTTTTTTACATTACACTATACCCATCTGTCCAAATGTGGGTGTTTTatggcaacagtactgcagtttatacattGTCTCCTCACAAGTCAAATTATGTGCACAATGTCCAGTCCAACTGAACCTATACATGTAGGAATAATCCGACTGCATCGCATTTTCCAGCTATGTTAGTCTGTCTAAGACTAACATTTATGTGACATCAAGAGCTGAATTACTGTCTTGGACTGACTAAAATCATACTTGACATGCATGTCAACATGGACACAAATCCTGTAATCAAGGTTGAAGTGACTGctgcagtcgtgtgtgtgtgtgtaacttcaacccatcagctccacactggGTTTCTGTAGaggggtgttttgtttttcatgtctgtggtgacaATATGTTTTTACATTGCAACTGGAGGGAACGTGGAAGCAGAAAGCTGCATTCACACCAAAAACTTAATCATTTTTGCTGGCATTCAAATGGGATTTGATTGATCGGACATTGAGAGACTTGCCTAGTTTCGTGTTACCTTTTGTTCTTGTCACGATAGCTCATTTTCCATTTCGATTGTATACGTTGTGTCATCAGTGatgtttgtttgcaatgtaaCACACTAAGGCCttgtcacatttacattaacatgAATGTAACAACTAGTCAATTGGAGACTAACTGCAACAGGGGAAGGTCCAGCAGTGTGTTAAGGTCACTACAGCTGCActgacctccaataacattatcatacatggaaggaaacacctTTGTAGTAGGATGTGACCTGTTGGGCACAAGGAACGCAAAACATTTCCAGAAGGGGGTTCGAGTTTGATCGATGTGCCGccccaaatcagcagttgccatggttactgttAGTTGGCGGCAGCTTCAGGTTAGCGGGAGGAGGTAATATGTGCAGTcgtgctacaatggctacaacACTGGCCCGTCTGCAGGACGGCACACAGGGGGCGTCGCACAAAGGTGTAATCTTTGATTACACCTTTGCTTTCGAGGGTCGAAATTGTGACGCCCCGATGGAATGCAGCACAGCAGCAATCTctaggttaaggaattaacccTGTGTCTCagaaacatgagtgaggtgaGGT from Solea solea chromosome 17, fSolSol10.1, whole genome shotgun sequence carries:
- the ttc32 gene encoding tetratricopeptide repeat protein 32, which translates into the protein METDSLLEHANSEFKKKSFKQAEELYTHFISSCLQCRNCEAGDLATAYNNRGQIKYFRVDFHEAVEDYTSAIQANSHFEIPFYNRGLIHYRLGFFDDAKMDFQQALKLNPEFEDAKESLQQTLLDQQQKTDRGH
- the zpax1 gene encoding zona pellucida protein AX 1 isoform X3, producing MTRLNNFLLWDFTMAALIILAQARPSMKTNSQSSSGLRSDCVGNLMRLSLDGALAVGNQLEVDAVNGTQHIALTPSLAAQCGYSMESDPWGNTRIYTSLMGCYVENQKDTTFNVGMRLRLYNQSPSDMSSHDVTQTCSYSRWASREVICDRNYMEVSTRMATPEPEAKGQAQDVNEDSKNNAVQSASDGIWKMTFFTPEPVSMVLREATQSGYAAKLTPTRVVVRSPYNTAETYTEDVAGVSMEVFRVTAYYNTPHGLNVVNLAAACPTSGILFTEDTVSWYVPRRVTPLMDGSFKIVELHMGINGQRLDKSQMATRGYTLSQTDFHIITEIPLGSPDGYYKSHAPDYQYHITYSVEPMLDVLWRADDTQDDTRYKILFPITTPLMPRLPHFNDDTIAQSRMFSVLLGTFLQDVELKNITFSTGVLTVEDCNARGFVVQQHSFPNGSKSFSLQVPFDADVVLKHNPEKLVTVYFLPLVFGFLVQPEETPFAHPVDLEASLQDVVLPFLTGTCDEKNFHIVVTYGSQGSSFQTLVGYQQLTPDLAVFYNLRSNKTHKSLVVPYMAKDVAFELFTSDSLRARLDVILWDPVNEWTLGDLYLSCSFPLITTICYPNGTVTAVAVKVESVPNLSPSALTLKDQSCTPVFSDDRFAHFTFSVDSCGTTRMFFGHHMLYENEIGLYYGNGAAYTSPVDPDYRQTVSCYYVVNDTKTIAFNSKPIGKEPVAEIGLGQLMVQMRLAEDSFYELFFQAEDYPVIKYLRQPLYFEVELVHSTDPQLELILENCWATLHEDRTSLPSWDIIVDSCGNQDDSYVTIFHPVVSDARVVVPSHVKRFSTKMFTFVQDDEVLKDEIYVHCDALICDTSNQADGACRGQCAHPGMNPSGHQRVKVKRERPPVDQTR
- the zpax1 gene encoding zona pellucida protein AX 1 isoform X1, whose protein sequence is MTRLNNFLLWDFTMAALIILAQARPSMKTNSQSSSGLRSDCVGNLMRLSLDGALAVGNQLEVDAVNGTQHIALTPSLAAQCGYSMESDPWGNTRIYTSLMGCYVENQKDTTFNVGMRLRLYNQSPSDMSSHDVTQTCSYSRWASREVICDRNYMEVSTRMATPEPEAKGQAQDVNEDSKNNAVQSASDGIWKMTFFTPEPVSMVLREATQSGYAAKLTPTRVVVRSPYNTAETYTEDVAGVSMEVFRVTAYYNTPHGLNVVNLAAACPTSGILFTEDTVSWYVPRRVTPLMDGSFKIVELHMGINGQRLDKSQMATRGYTLSQTDFHIITEIPLGSPDGYYKSHAPDYQYHITYSVEPMLDVLWRADDTQDDTRYKILFPITTPLMPRLPHFNDDTIAQSRMFSVLLGTFLQDVELKNITFSTGVLTVEDCNARGFVVQQHSFPNGSKSFSLQVPFDADVVLKHNPEKLVTVYFLPLVFGFLVQPEETPFAHPVDLEASLQDVVLPFLTGTCDEKNFHIVVTYGSQGSSFQTLVGYQQLTPDLAVFYNLRSNKTHKSLVVPYMAKDVAFELFTSDSLRARLDVILWDPVNEWTLGDLYLSCSFPLITTICYPNGTVTAVAVKVESVPNLSPSALTLKDQSCTPVFSDDRFAHFTFSVDSCGTTRMFFGHHMLYENEIGLYYGNGAAYTSPVDPDYRQTVSCYYVVNDTKTIAFNSKPIGKEPVAEIGLGQLMVQMRLAEDSFYELFFQAEDYPVIKYLRQPLYFEVELVHSTDPQLELILENCWATLHEDRTSLPSWDIIVDSCGNQDDSYVTIFHPVVSDARVVVPSHVKRFSTKMFTFVQDDEVLKDEIYVHCDALICDTSNQADGACRGQCAHPGMNPSGHQRVKVKREQRRTDLSHQRQISSGPIYLLTP
- the zpax1 gene encoding zona pellucida protein AX 1 isoform X2, whose translation is MAALIILAQARPSMKTNSQSSSGLRSDCVGNLMRLSLDGALAVGNQLEVDAVNGTQHIALTPSLAAQCGYSMESDPWGNTRIYTSLMGCYVENQKDTTFNVGMRLRLYNQSPSDMSSHDVTQTCSYSRWASREVICDRNYMEVSTRMATPEPEAKGQAQDVNEDSKNNAVQSASDGIWKMTFFTPEPVSMVLREATQSGYAAKLTPTRVVVRSPYNTAETYTEDVAGVSMEVFRVTAYYNTPHGLNVVNLAAACPTSGILFTEDTVSWYVPRRVTPLMDGSFKIVELHMGINGQRLDKSQMATRGYTLSQTDFHIITEIPLGSPDGYYKSHAPDYQYHITYSVEPMLDVLWRADDTQDDTRYKILFPITTPLMPRLPHFNDDTIAQSRMFSVLLGTFLQDVELKNITFSTGVLTVEDCNARGFVVQQHSFPNGSKSFSLQVPFDADVVLKHNPEKLVTVYFLPLVFGFLVQPEETPFAHPVDLEASLQDVVLPFLTGTCDEKNFHIVVTYGSQGSSFQTLVGYQQLTPDLAVFYNLRSNKTHKSLVVPYMAKDVAFELFTSDSLRARLDVILWDPVNEWTLGDLYLSCSFPLITTICYPNGTVTAVAVKVESVPNLSPSALTLKDQSCTPVFSDDRFAHFTFSVDSCGTTRMFFGHHMLYENEIGLYYGNGAAYTSPVDPDYRQTVSCYYVVNDTKTIAFNSKPIGKEPVAEIGLGQLMVQMRLAEDSFYELFFQAEDYPVIKYLRQPLYFEVELVHSTDPQLELILENCWATLHEDRTSLPSWDIIVDSCGNQDDSYVTIFHPVVSDARVVVPSHVKRFSTKMFTFVQDDEVLKDEIYVHCDALICDTSNQADGACRGQCAHPGMNPSGHQRVKVKREQRRTDLSHQRQISSGPIYLLTP